Below is a window of bacterium DNA.
GCCACGGGTGGAGCAGGCCGCAGGCCTGCTCCACCCGTGGACTCCGGCTCCCCCTCCCTCCTCCAGGTCGTGCCGTTGAGCGCCGCATGCGCGACACGCCGCGCCCCCTCCCCGCATGGGCCGCCTCTGCGGGCTGGAGGCCCGCGCTACTGACCTGCATCGGATCAAGATAGGGTCTTGACAGGGCGTCGCCCCATTGCTATTCTATTTAAGAAATCACTTGAATAGGCGAGAGCACACCATGTCCAGCCCCTGCCGCGCCTATCGCGATGCCATCTACGAGCAGCTCGCCCGCCTCACCAAGGCCATGGCCCATCCCAAGCGGCTGATGATGCTCGATCTGCTCGTGCAGGCCCCCCGCACCGTGGAGGTCCTGGCGGATCGCGTGGCCATGTCCGTGGCCAGCGCCTCCCAGCACCTGCAGGTGCTCCGGGCCGCGCGGCTGGTCGAGGCCGAGAAGAACGGCCTGTACGTGACCTACCGCCTGGCGGACGAGACCGTCTACACGCTGCTGCAGGACCTGCGCCTGGTGGCCCAGCATCGGCTGGCGGAGGTGGAGCAGTTGCGGCGGCAGGTCGCGGAGGAGCGCGGGCACCTGGGGCGGCTGAAGGCCACGGACGTCCGGGAATGCCTGCGCGAGGGCGACGCGGTCGTGCTGGATGTGCGCCCGGCCGAGGAGTACCAGGCCGGGCACCTGCCGGGCGCGGTACCGATGCCCCTGGACGAGCTGGAGAACCGGCTGGCGGAGCTGCCCAAGGACCGGCCCATCGTGGCTTACTGCCGCGGCCAGTACTGCCTGATGGCCCGGCAGGCGGTGGACCTGCTGCAGCGGCACGGGTATGACGCCCGGTACGTGGAGGAGGGGCTCCGCGAGCTGCAGGCGGCGGGGGTAGCTGTAGAGACGGCGTAGTCGCGCCGGGGACAGGCGCGCGGAAGGAGCATGACCATGGCTTGTGAACTCAACCCAACTGATGTGAAGACAACGCGCGCGGCCAACCAGGTCGCGTATGACCGCCGGCGGCGCCTGAAGCGCCTGCTGTGGCTGGCCTTGCCCCTCGCGATCATCGGGGGCTTCCTGTATCAGCCCCTTGGCTACGCGGTGCTCATCTGCATGGGCGCCTCAGTCGGGCTGGCCTTCACCCGCGGGCGCACCTGGTGCGACTTCTGCCCGCGCGGCACGTTCTTCGATGTGGTGATGAAGCCCCTGAGCCCCAAGCGACGCCTGCCGAAGTTCCTGCGCTCCACCGGCTTCCGGGTCTTCGCCCTGGCCTTCGTCATGGGCATGATGGCCTTCCAACTCAGCCGCGTATGGGGCGATGCGGCGGCCATGGGCTTCGTGTTCGTCAAGCTCCTGCTGGCGACGACGCTGCTGGGGATCGTGCTGGCGGTGTTCATCCACCCGCGTACCTGGTGCACCTTCTGCCCGATGGGCAGCATGGCCAGTTGGATCGGCAAGCGCCGGCGCCCCCTGCAGGTCAGCAACGCCTGCGTATCGTGCGGAGCCTGCGACCGGGCCTGCCCAATGCAGCTCAGCCCCTCCAGCCACAAAGAGATCGGACAGATGGAACATGGCGACTGTCTGAAGTGCTCGGCCTGCGTGGCCAAGTGCCCGAAGGCAGCGCTCAGTTGGGATAAGGCGGCCTGACCCCCGGCCGCCTCGGCCGGCGACCGCAACACGCGACAGAAAGGAAGATGTCTCATGCGCAGCACCTGGTTGGCACTGATCGGGATCACACTGGCCTCCGCGGCCTCTGCGACCCCGTGGTTCACGCAGGACCCGCGCACCTTGCCCGCCGGCAAGTGGCGGGTGGAGGAGCACGTGCTGTACAGTCAGTTCAACGACGCGCTGGTGGACGACGAGCGGGAGCCGCTGAGCACGGCACAGGACTTCAGCGCCCTGACGCTCCACACCCGCATCCGCTACGGCCTCCAGGACAACGTGACCGTGTTTGCGGACATCCCGTGGGTGTCCAAGCATGTCACGACGGCCAGCGGCTCGGCCCTGGACAATGACGACCTGGGCGACATCACGCTGCTGGTCAAGAGCAAGTACTATGACAACCGGGAGCAGCGGAGCCGCCGGGCCTGGGCGCTGTCGCTGAAGCTGGACACCGGCGACACGCGCGGCACGCCCGCCGCCCTGGCGACCGGTTCCGGCACGACGGACTGGTCGGTCATCCACCTGTGGGAGAAGGGTGTGGGCGACGCCACCTACTACGCCAGCACCGGCTTCACCATCACCGGCCGGCGCGGCGACCTGAACCGCAACCCCGGAGACGCCGTCTTCCTGAACGTGGCGGGCGAGCACCCCGTCGGTCACAGCCCGTGGAAGTTCGTGTGGGAGATGAACGGGCGCTACGAGGGCGAGACCAAGGGCGCCGAGGCGACTACCGGCGCGACGACCGTGTCGCTCAGCCCCGGCGTGCAGTACGTCCGCCCGGGCAAGCAGGGGAAGCTGCTGCAGTTGGAGGCAGGCGTGCAGGTGCCCGCCCTGACCTGGGGCGATGCCCCGGCCATCCCCGACTACACGGCGTACGGCGGCGGCTTCATCGTTTTTTGAGCGCCGCGCGGCCTGCTTGGGGCCTCGCCGGCTCTCAGACAGGACCAGTAGGGCAGGCGGCCTCGCCTGCCCGCGGATAGGACCAGTAGGGCAGGCGGCCTCGCCTGCCCAGCCCCGAGGCGCGGGCGAGGCCGCCCGCGCTACTGTACAGCGCAGACGACGCCTGCAGACATCAAGTCACGGCGCCGCGCGATCTGGAGAAACAGTGGGAGGGCCCAACCTGGGCCCTCCCACTTTCGTTCGCGTCCTCGGTTCGGCACGGCCCTTACGGCAGCGGCAGGACCACCAGGTTGCCGTCGCCCGTCGAGACCGCCAGCGCCGGACGGCCCTGCGCCTGACAGGCCACCATCTTGAGCACCGCAGCCTTCGCCGTGTACTGCGCGACCGGCTTGCCGTCGGCGGCATCCTGCACGCGGATCGAGCCATCTTCACAGCCCGCAGCCACGACGAGCTTGCCGCCGGCCTTCGCCAGCGCCAGCGTCTTGACCGGGCTGCCCAGGTCCTGCCGCCAGAGCATCTTGCCCGTCCCGTCCACGCAGTAGAGGTTGAACGAGAGCGACCCCACCAGCACCTCCGCCTTGCCATCCCCGTTCACATCCGCGCACTGCACCGCCTCGACCTC
It encodes the following:
- a CDS encoding metalloregulator ArsR/SmtB family transcription factor, whose amino-acid sequence is MSSPCRAYRDAIYEQLARLTKAMAHPKRLMMLDLLVQAPRTVEVLADRVAMSVASASQHLQVLRAARLVEAEKNGLYVTYRLADETVYTLLQDLRLVAQHRLAEVEQLRRQVAEERGHLGRLKATDVRECLREGDAVVLDVRPAEEYQAGHLPGAVPMPLDELENRLAELPKDRPIVAYCRGQYCLMARQAVDLLQRHGYDARYVEEGLRELQAAGVAVETA
- a CDS encoding 4Fe-4S binding protein codes for the protein MACELNPTDVKTTRAANQVAYDRRRRLKRLLWLALPLAIIGGFLYQPLGYAVLICMGASVGLAFTRGRTWCDFCPRGTFFDVVMKPLSPKRRLPKFLRSTGFRVFALAFVMGMMAFQLSRVWGDAAAMGFVFVKLLLATTLLGIVLAVFIHPRTWCTFCPMGSMASWIGKRRRPLQVSNACVSCGACDRACPMQLSPSSHKEIGQMEHGDCLKCSACVAKCPKAALSWDKAA